One window from the genome of Acinetobacter sp. ANC 7912 encodes:
- a CDS encoding RidA family protein — translation MSRQVIHTENAPAAIGTYSQAILVGNTLYLSGQIGLDPYSMELVEGIEAQIRRVFDNLKAVCEAAGGTLADIAKLNIYLTDLSHFQLVNQIMGEYFAQPYPARAALGVASLPKGALVEMDGVVVINQ, via the coding sequence ATGTCCCGCCAAGTGATCCATACTGAAAATGCCCCTGCTGCGATTGGTACCTATTCGCAAGCGATTCTTGTTGGAAATACCTTGTATCTTTCAGGTCAGATTGGCTTGGATCCATACAGCATGGAACTGGTAGAAGGCATCGAAGCTCAGATTCGTCGTGTATTTGATAACCTGAAAGCTGTTTGTGAAGCTGCGGGTGGTACGCTGGCCGATATTGCCAAACTGAACATCTACTTGACTGACCTTTCTCATTTCCAGTTAGTAAACCAGATCATGGGTGAATACTTTGCTCAACCCTACCCTGCACGTGCTGCATTGGGCGTTGCCAGCCTGCCTAAGGGCGCTTTGGTCGAAATGGATGGCGTCGTAGTTATTAATCAATAA